The Methylobacterium sp. PvR107 genome contains a region encoding:
- a CDS encoding acetolactate synthase 3 large subunit: MSGEVMTGAEMVIRAFQDQGVDTLFGYPGGAVLPIYDALFHQNAVKHILVRHEQGAVHAAEGYARSSGKVGCVLVTSGPGATNIVTGLTDAMLDSIPLVCITGQVPTHLIGTDAFQECDTVGITRHCTKHNYLVKSIDDLPRILHEAFYVAANGRPGPVVVDLPKDIQFASGLYERPEIASHKTYRPAVKGDADRIRAAVELMATARRPVFYTGGGVINSGPEASRLLRELVRETGFPVTSTLMGLGAYPGTDEKFLGMLGMHGTYEANLAMHECDVMICVGARFDDRITGRLDAFSPFSKKIHIDVDASSINKVVKVDVGIVGDCASVLADMLEAWRALPSRPDVSNLEPWLQKIKTWKARDCLAYWPSGTIIKPQYAVQRLYEACKDRETYITTEVGQHQMWAAQYFKYDEPNRWMTSGGLGTMGYGLPAAIGTQLAHPGGLVIDIAGEASILMNMQEMSTAVQYRLPVKVFILNNEYMGMVRQWQELLHGSRYSQSYSESLPDFVKLAEAYGAKGMRCEKPGDLDGAIAEMLAHDGPVIFDCIVDKTENCFPMIPSGKAHNEMLLSDYLGETGVELGDVISEEGKMLV, encoded by the coding sequence ATGAGCGGCGAGGTCATGACCGGGGCCGAGATGGTCATCCGGGCCTTCCAGGATCAGGGTGTCGATACGCTGTTCGGGTATCCGGGCGGCGCCGTACTTCCGATCTACGACGCGCTGTTCCACCAGAACGCCGTCAAGCACATCCTCGTCCGCCACGAGCAGGGCGCCGTCCACGCCGCGGAGGGCTATGCCCGCTCCTCGGGCAAGGTCGGCTGCGTCCTCGTCACCTCGGGCCCCGGCGCCACCAACATCGTCACCGGCCTCACCGACGCGATGCTGGATTCGATCCCGCTGGTCTGCATCACCGGCCAGGTCCCGACGCACCTGATCGGCACCGACGCGTTCCAGGAATGCGACACGGTCGGCATCACGCGCCACTGCACGAAGCACAATTACCTGGTCAAATCGATCGACGACCTGCCGCGCATCCTGCACGAAGCGTTCTACGTGGCGGCGAACGGCCGTCCCGGCCCGGTCGTCGTCGACCTGCCCAAGGACATCCAGTTCGCCTCCGGCCTCTACGAGCGCCCGGAGATCGCGAGCCACAAGACCTACCGTCCGGCCGTGAAGGGCGATGCCGACCGGATCCGCGCGGCCGTCGAGCTGATGGCCACCGCGCGCCGGCCGGTCTTCTACACCGGCGGCGGCGTGATCAATTCCGGCCCCGAGGCTTCGCGCCTGCTGCGCGAGCTCGTCCGCGAGACCGGCTTCCCGGTCACCTCGACCCTGATGGGCCTCGGCGCCTATCCGGGCACGGACGAGAAGTTCCTGGGCATGCTCGGCATGCACGGGACCTACGAGGCCAACCTCGCGATGCACGAATGCGACGTGATGATCTGCGTCGGCGCCCGGTTCGATGACCGGATCACCGGCCGGCTCGACGCGTTCTCGCCGTTCTCCAAGAAGATCCACATCGACGTCGACGCCTCCTCGATCAACAAGGTGGTCAAGGTCGATGTCGGGATCGTCGGCGACTGCGCCTCGGTGCTCGCCGACATGCTGGAGGCATGGCGCGCCCTGCCGTCGCGGCCCGACGTGTCGAACCTCGAGCCCTGGCTGCAGAAGATCAAGACCTGGAAGGCGCGGGACTGCCTCGCCTACTGGCCGTCGGGCACGATCATCAAGCCGCAATACGCCGTGCAGCGCCTCTACGAGGCCTGCAAGGACCGCGAGACCTACATCACCACCGAGGTCGGCCAGCACCAGATGTGGGCCGCCCAGTACTTCAAGTACGACGAGCCGAACCGCTGGATGACTTCCGGCGGCCTCGGCACGATGGGCTACGGCTTGCCGGCGGCGATCGGCACGCAGCTCGCCCATCCCGGTGGGCTCGTCATCGACATCGCCGGCGAAGCCTCGATCCTGATGAACATGCAGGAGATGTCGACGGCGGTGCAGTACCGCCTGCCGGTCAAGGTGTTCATCCTCAACAACGAGTACATGGGCATGGTCCGGCAGTGGCAGGAGCTGCTTCACGGCTCGCGCTACTCGCAGAGCTACTCGGAGAGCCTGCCGGACTTCGTGAAGCTGGCCGAGGCCTACGGCGCCAAGGGCATGCGCTGCGAGAAGCCGGGCGACCTCGACGGCGCCATCGCGGAGATGCTCGCCCATGACGGTCCGGTGATCTTCGACTGCATCGTCGACAAGACCGAGAACTGCTTCCCGATGATTCCGTCGGGCAAGGCGCACAACGAGATGCTCCTGTCCGATTACCTCGGCGAGACCGGCGTCGAACTCGGCGACGTCATCTCCGAGGAAGGCAAGATGCTGGTGTGA
- a CDS encoding glutathione S-transferase family protein, with the protein MTARTLYYAPGACSLAAHIILEESGLPYEGIKLDLAAGDQRRPEYLAINDRGRVPALTEDGWVLTECAAIMRHVARQVPETALWPADLREQAAADEWLGWLACNHHVTYAHVRRPERYTEDEDAFEGIKSKAANTYADLATMTEVRLSQGGWAVGDRFSVVDAYLMVFWFWANGPVLRFDMAGRFPAWTAHARRVAERPAVQAVFAREGLPLPR; encoded by the coding sequence ATGACCGCCCGCACCCTCTACTACGCCCCCGGCGCCTGCTCGCTCGCCGCCCACATTATCCTGGAGGAATCCGGGCTGCCCTACGAGGGCATCAAGCTCGACCTCGCCGCGGGCGACCAGCGCCGGCCCGAATACCTCGCGATCAACGATCGCGGCCGCGTGCCGGCGCTGACCGAGGACGGCTGGGTGCTCACCGAGTGCGCGGCCATCATGCGCCACGTCGCCCGTCAGGTGCCGGAGACGGCTCTGTGGCCCGCCGACCTGCGGGAGCAGGCCGCCGCGGACGAGTGGCTCGGCTGGCTCGCCTGCAACCACCACGTGACCTACGCGCATGTCCGCCGTCCGGAGCGCTACACCGAGGATGAGGACGCGTTCGAAGGCATCAAGAGCAAGGCGGCCAACACCTACGCGGATCTCGCCACCATGACCGAGGTGCGACTCTCGCAAGGCGGCTGGGCGGTGGGTGACCGGTTCTCCGTCGTCGACGCCTACCTGATGGTCTTCTGGTTCTGGGCCAACGGCCCGGTTCTCCGGTTTGACATGGCCGGCCGTTTCCCGGCCTGGACCGCCCATGCCCGCCGCGTTGCCGAGCGCCCCGCCGTCCAGGCCGTCTTCGCCCGCGAGGGACTGCCGCTCCCGCGCTGA
- a CDS encoding orotate phosphoribosyltransferase → MTSPFLPLDRQVIAREAAKMFLEIGAVLFYKDEPFKFTSGWASPVYTDSRKIISFPRLRTTLMDFATATIVREIGYEKLTHIAGGETAGIPFAAWIADRMMLPMQYIRKKPKGFGRNAQIEGEIVEGARTLLVEDLATDGRSKVNFCKALRESGAQVDHCFVLFYYDIFPDSAALMEEIGIKLHYLTTWWDVLAVAKEMGTFDPKTLAEVESFLNAPAAWSAAHGGISAFGQS, encoded by the coding sequence ATGACCAGCCCCTTTCTGCCCCTCGACCGGCAAGTGATCGCCCGCGAAGCGGCCAAGATGTTCCTCGAGATCGGCGCGGTGCTCTTCTACAAGGACGAGCCGTTCAAGTTCACCTCCGGCTGGGCGAGCCCGGTCTACACCGACAGCCGGAAGATCATCTCGTTCCCGCGCCTGCGCACGACGCTGATGGATTTCGCCACCGCCACGATCGTGCGCGAGATCGGCTACGAGAAGCTGACCCACATCGCGGGCGGCGAGACCGCCGGAATCCCCTTCGCCGCCTGGATCGCTGACCGGATGATGCTGCCGATGCAGTACATCCGGAAGAAGCCCAAAGGCTTCGGCCGCAATGCCCAGATCGAGGGCGAGATCGTCGAGGGCGCCCGGACGCTGCTGGTCGAGGATCTCGCGACCGACGGCCGCAGCAAGGTCAATTTCTGCAAGGCCCTGCGCGAGTCCGGCGCCCAGGTCGATCACTGCTTCGTGCTGTTCTACTATGACATCTTCCCCGACAGCGCCGCGCTGATGGAGGAGATCGGCATCAAGCTCCACTACCTCACCACGTGGTGGGACGTGCTGGCGGTGGCCAAGGAGATGGGCACCTTCGACCCGAAGACGCTGGCCGAGGTCGAGAGCTTCCTCAACGCGCCGGCCGCTTGGTCCGCCGCCCATGGCGGCATCTCCGCCTTCGGCCAGTCCTGA
- a CDS encoding MazF family transcriptional regulator: MRLSSAEAEERGIRAGETVEIVAKRPVPPEPQQWAGRRYVDGLPVYTLEDMVAEMRRLGPDFEPPTVDWEPDVGSEIIDDDAPR; encoded by the coding sequence ATGCGGCTGAGCAGCGCGGAGGCCGAGGAACGCGGCATCCGCGCGGGCGAGACGGTCGAGATCGTCGCGAAGCGCCCTGTCCCGCCGGAGCCGCAGCAATGGGCCGGGCGCCGGTACGTCGACGGGCTTCCGGTCTATACGCTCGAGGACATGGTCGCCGAGATGCGCCGTCTGGGCCCGGATTTCGAGCCGCCGACCGTGGATTGGGAGCCGGATGTCGGCTCCGAGATCATCGATGACGACGCCCCCCGCTGA
- the aroQ gene encoding type II 3-dehydroquinate dehydratase encodes MNDTILVLNGPNLNLLGKRQPEVYGRATLADVEALCRETAAGFGLAVECRQSNAEHVLIDAIHEFRVGSAGIVINAGAYTHTSVAILDALNTCEVPVIECHISNVHRREAFRHHSYISLAATAVLAGFGTHGYALAIRHLAHLRAGNTA; translated from the coding sequence ATGAACGACACGATCCTGGTCCTGAACGGTCCAAACTTGAATCTGCTGGGCAAGCGCCAGCCGGAGGTCTACGGCCGCGCGACGCTGGCCGACGTCGAGGCCCTGTGCCGCGAGACCGCCGCGGGCTTCGGCCTCGCGGTCGAGTGCCGCCAGAGCAACGCCGAGCACGTGCTGATCGACGCGATCCATGAATTCCGCGTCGGCTCCGCCGGTATCGTCATCAACGCCGGCGCCTACACTCACACCTCGGTCGCCATCCTCGACGCGCTCAACACCTGCGAGGTGCCGGTGATCGAGTGCCACATCTCGAACGTCCACCGGCGCGAGGCTTTCCGCCACCATTCCTACATCTCGCTGGCGGCGACGGCCGTGCTGGCCGGGTTCGGGACGCACGGCTACGCTCTGGCGATCCGGCACCTCGCGCATCTGCGGGCCGGCAACACTGCGTGA
- a CDS encoding amidase, whose translation MQDARPDGITAMGAVDLAAAIRGRVVSCAEVMRAYLERIHRINPQVNAIVGLRDDAALLQEAEAADAVLARGEAVGPLHGFPLAVKDLDPVRGLRFTQGSPIFADRIADTDSIMVARLRAAGAIFIGKTNVPEFGLGSHSFNPVYGTTANAYDLEKTAGGSSGGAAVAVALRLQPVADGSDHAGSLRNPPAFNNCYGLRPAWGRIPAEAKDVFSPGLGVLGAIGRTPADIGLMLSVQAGYDPRNPNSIRQDPSAFASPRARDFRGTRIAWLGDFGGQIPFDPGVLDLGRAALSTFVELGCVVEEAVPRYAMEQLWQDWLVLRALTVAAALRPFYDEPRHRSLLKPEAVWEVERGLALTADQIIAALEGRTRWYETLRRFMATYDYLVMPTAQVFPFDKALRWPETVGGRRMDTYHRWMQTVIPVTMAGLPSLDVPAGFGEAGLPTGIQIVGPNHGELACLQLGTAYDAASNWVRRYPPPLQ comes from the coding sequence ATGCAGGACGCGCGACCGGACGGCATCACGGCCATGGGCGCGGTGGATCTCGCCGCCGCCATTCGCGGCCGGGTCGTCTCCTGCGCCGAGGTGATGCGCGCCTATCTGGAGAGGATCCACAGGATCAACCCGCAGGTGAACGCCATCGTGGGCCTGCGGGACGACGCCGCGCTTCTACAGGAGGCGGAGGCCGCGGATGCCGTCCTGGCGCGCGGCGAGGCGGTCGGACCCCTTCACGGCTTCCCCCTTGCCGTAAAGGATCTCGATCCCGTGCGGGGCCTGCGATTCACGCAGGGCTCGCCGATCTTCGCCGACCGGATCGCCGACACCGACTCGATCATGGTGGCGCGCCTGCGCGCCGCGGGAGCGATCTTCATCGGCAAGACCAACGTCCCGGAGTTCGGCCTCGGCTCGCACAGCTTCAACCCGGTCTACGGGACCACTGCCAACGCTTACGACCTCGAAAAGACCGCAGGCGGGTCGAGCGGCGGCGCCGCGGTGGCGGTGGCCCTACGGCTTCAGCCGGTCGCCGACGGCAGCGACCATGCCGGCTCCCTGCGAAACCCGCCGGCCTTCAACAACTGCTACGGCCTGCGCCCGGCCTGGGGTCGAATCCCCGCCGAGGCCAAGGACGTGTTCAGCCCCGGCCTCGGCGTGCTGGGCGCCATCGGCCGCACGCCCGCCGATATCGGCCTGATGCTCTCCGTCCAGGCGGGCTACGATCCGCGCAACCCGAATTCCATCCGCCAGGACCCTTCCGCCTTCGCGAGCCCGCGCGCCCGAGATTTTCGGGGCACCCGGATCGCGTGGCTCGGCGATTTCGGCGGGCAGATCCCGTTCGATCCCGGCGTGCTGGACCTCGGACGCGCGGCACTGAGCACCTTCGTCGAGCTCGGCTGCGTCGTCGAGGAGGCCGTGCCCCGCTACGCCATGGAGCAGCTCTGGCAGGATTGGCTGGTGCTGCGGGCGCTCACCGTCGCGGCGGCTCTGCGCCCGTTCTACGATGAGCCGCGACATCGGTCCCTGCTGAAGCCGGAGGCCGTCTGGGAGGTTGAGCGCGGGCTGGCGCTCACGGCCGACCAGATCATCGCTGCCCTGGAGGGGCGCACGCGCTGGTACGAGACCCTGCGCCGGTTCATGGCGACCTACGACTACCTGGTGATGCCGACGGCGCAGGTCTTCCCGTTCGACAAGGCTCTGCGCTGGCCCGAGACAGTGGGCGGGCGCCGGATGGACACCTATCACCGCTGGATGCAGACCGTGATCCCGGTGACCATGGCGGGCCTGCCGTCCCTCGACGTGCCCGCCGGGTTCGGAGAGGCCGGGTTGCCCACCGGCATCCAGATCGTAGGTCCCAACCACGGCGAACTGGCCTGCCTGCAACTCGGCACAGCCTACGACGCGGCGAGCAACTGGGTCCGCCGCTACCCGCCGCCGCTGCAGTGA
- the ilvN gene encoding acetolactate synthase small subunit has translation MNAMNTHYPDAVRVEPVNRHTLAVIVDNEPGVLARISGLFSGRGYNIESLTVSETEEARHISRITIVTTGTNAVIEQIKAQLDRLVPVHRVVDLTLQGNALEREICLVKVKGEGEHRSEALRLAAAFGAKTLDATLNSFVFELTGATEDVDRFVRLMSVIGLVEICRTGISAMGRGAEPL, from the coding sequence ATGAACGCGATGAACACCCACTACCCCGATGCGGTCCGCGTCGAGCCGGTGAACCGGCACACGCTGGCGGTGATCGTCGACAACGAGCCCGGCGTGCTCGCCCGCATCTCGGGCTTGTTCTCCGGCCGCGGCTACAACATCGAGAGCCTGACCGTCTCCGAGACCGAGGAGGCGCGCCACATCTCGCGCATCACCATCGTGACCACCGGAACGAACGCGGTGATCGAGCAGATCAAGGCGCAGCTGGACCGGCTGGTTCCGGTGCACCGGGTGGTGGACCTGACGCTCCAGGGGAACGCCCTCGAGCGCGAGATCTGCCTCGTGAAGGTGAAGGGCGAGGGCGAGCACCGCAGCGAGGCCCTGCGGCTGGCCGCCGCCTTCGGCGCCAAGACGCTGGACGCCACGCTCAATTCCTTCGTGTTCGAGCTGACGGGCGCCACCGAGGATGTCGACCGGTTCGTGCGCCTGATGAGCGTGATCGGGCTGGTGGAGATCTGCCGGACCGGCATCTCCGCGATGGGGCGCGGGGCGGAGCCGCTGTAG
- the pyrC gene encoding dihydroorotase: MSVADLFPAERQDAKTADRITIRRPDDWHIHLRDGAMLKAVLPYTVAQFARGIIMPNLVPPVTTVAAAQAYRERILAALPEGQDFTPLMTCYLRDDTDPDEIERGFTDKVWVAAKLYPAGATTNSHAGVTDLNGIAPVLERMERIGMPLLIHGEATDPEIDIFDREAVFMEGSLIPLLGRHQGLKVTVEHATTAEILDVVREHRSRCAATITPHHLVINRTHIFQGGLRPHLYCLPVAKRERHRLALRKAATSGEACFYLGTDTAPHVRGAKEAACGCAGVFCGPSALQTYVQVFDEEGALDRFEAFASLNGARFHGLEPNTGTVTLERRESRIAEAVTVDDTAVVVFRGEETLPWSVA; encoded by the coding sequence ATGAGCGTCGCCGACCTGTTCCCCGCCGAGCGCCAGGACGCGAAGACGGCCGACCGGATCACGATCCGGCGGCCGGACGACTGGCACATCCACCTGCGCGACGGCGCGATGCTGAAGGCGGTGCTGCCCTACACCGTGGCGCAGTTCGCCCGGGGCATCATCATGCCGAACCTCGTGCCGCCGGTGACCACGGTCGCGGCGGCGCAGGCCTATCGCGAGCGCATCCTCGCCGCGCTGCCCGAGGGCCAGGACTTCACGCCGCTGATGACCTGCTACCTGCGGGACGACACCGATCCGGACGAGATCGAGCGCGGTTTCACCGACAAGGTCTGGGTCGCCGCCAAGCTCTATCCGGCGGGCGCGACCACGAACTCGCACGCGGGCGTCACCGACCTCAACGGGATCGCGCCCGTGCTGGAGCGCATGGAGCGGATCGGCATGCCGCTGCTGATCCACGGCGAGGCGACCGACCCGGAGATCGACATCTTCGACCGCGAGGCGGTCTTCATGGAGGGCAGCCTGATCCCGCTGCTCGGCCGCCACCAGGGGCTGAAAGTCACCGTGGAGCACGCCACCACGGCGGAGATCCTCGACGTGGTCCGGGAGCACCGCAGCCGCTGCGCGGCGACGATCACGCCGCACCACCTGGTGATCAACCGCACCCACATCTTCCAGGGGGGCCTGCGCCCGCACCTGTACTGCCTGCCGGTGGCCAAGCGCGAGCGGCACCGTCTGGCCCTGCGCAAGGCCGCCACCTCCGGCGAGGCCTGCTTCTACCTCGGCACCGACACGGCCCCGCATGTCCGCGGCGCCAAGGAAGCGGCCTGCGGCTGCGCCGGCGTGTTCTGCGGGCCTTCCGCGCTCCAGACCTACGTGCAGGTCTTCGACGAGGAGGGGGCGCTGGACCGGTTCGAGGCCTTCGCGTCGCTGAACGGCGCCCGCTTCCACGGGCTGGAGCCGAATACCGGGACCGTCACCCTTGAGCGTCGGGAGAGCCGCATCGCCGAGGCGGTCACGGTCGACGACACGGCGGTGGTGGTGTTCCGGGGCGAGGAGACGCTGCCTTGGTCGGTGGCGTGA